The Nitrospinota bacterium region AGGAAGACAAGAAAAGGGCGGAGGCGGAAGCGGCCAGCAAGGCAAAGAAGGCCGGGGCCCCAGCCGCGAAGAAAGAAGGCAAGGAGTGAGGCTTGTGACCAAGGCAAAAACGAAGCTGGAGAGGCGATAGTGGATCTCGACAAGCTTTTTGAGAAGATACCGTACGACAAACTGTACCCGGTGCCCAACTGGCAGCGTTTTGCGGCCATATTCGGGGTGGCGGCGGTGGTCGTTGGATTGTTTTACTTCATCGTCATAAGCGGCCAGGACGAGGAAATCGGCAGGCTGGAAGAGTCCCTTTCCAAGATACAAAAGGAAGTGGAGGACAACAAGGCGCACGCCAGCAAGCTGGAGAAGCTCAAGGAAAAGATCGCCAAGCTGGAGGTGTCCAGGCAGGAGGCGTCAAAGCAGCTTCCCAGCGAAAAGGAGATACCGGAGCTTTTGGAGCAGATATCAAACATAGGCATGCAGAGCGGCCTGCAGTTCATAACGTTCAAGCCGGCTCCCGAGGTGATGAGGGAGTTTTACGCGGAGGTGCCGGTGAACATTGAGGTGGTCGGCAAGTTCCACAACATGCTCATGTTTTTTGACGAGATAGCCAACCTCCCCAGGATAGTGACCATCGGCGACATAAAGATACTGGCCGCCGCGAAGAGTGGGCAGGTGCAGTCCGGCAAACAGCCGGCGGCCGGCTCCCAGGTGCAGTTAAACTGCATGGCCACAACGTACCGGTTTGTGGAATCGGCCGCCCCCGGCGACGGCAAAGGCAAGAGTGCCGGGGCTCCTCCCGCTGCTGCGGCTCCACCTGGCATGCCAGGCGCTCCTGTCGCCGCTCCGGCTCCCGCTCCTGCGGCCGCCTCGCCCGCTCCTGCGGCCGCCGCGTCGGCTCCTGCGACGGCCCCTGCGGCGGCTCCACCGACGCCTATAGCTCCAGCTCCGGGGGCGAAATGATGAAATCGCACGGACACAAAATGATGGCCCGGACAATGTTCAACTCAGGTTCGCGGTTATGAATGGTAAGGCAATAATCGGGGTGGCGGCCGCGGCCGCGCTGGCGCTGCTGGTCTATTTCCAGTTTTTCAAGGGCGCTTCGGAGGACGACACGGCCAACGTGCGCGCTTCTTTCAACTCATTCACGCTCGGGCTGGCGTCGTCCAACCCTGTGATGACGCAGGTGTTCATTTCGCAGGGTTTTTCCGACACCAAGATTGGCAAGGAAGACTTCATGAAGATGCTTGGCATCAGGCGCAAGCTTTACAACGCGGTGATCACCTCCGTGACGATGCAGGGGGACTTCTCCTCCATCTCCTACAACAGGACGGAAGTGCGAGGGGACGACGGCGACTCGCTCAACTCCAAAATCAACGGCGAGACATGGATACGCGACAAGGAAAAGCCGGGCATGTGGAAGCTTTACAAGCTTGCCGACAACGACACGTGGTTCCGCTCGCTGGAGATACCGGTGAAAAGGGCCATGGTGGAAGTGAAAAAGGACACACGCGTGCTCGGCACGCTTGAAGGGGAACAGGGCAAGTCCGCGGCCATGAAGCCCGGGGACAGGTATGCTTCAATCGGCAGGCGCGATCCGTTCAGGTCGCTTGTGTCGGTGGGCGGCGCCGAGGTCGAAGGGGTCTCCGTGGACCTTTGCGAGCCGGACAGGCCAAGGGAGCTTCTGGAGGGATACGACCTGGAGTCGCTGCGGCTGACAGGCATAGTCACAAGCGACAAGGGGCCGGCCGCGCTCATCGAGACGCCGGACGGCAAGGGATACACCGTTTACAGTGGAATGTACCTGGGCAGACGGTGCGGCAAGGTTATGGAAATGCAGTCCGACTTCGTCCAGCTAAAAGAAAAGATAAGGAAGCCGGGAGCCGCGCCGGGCGTTTATTCGACCATTGACACTATATTGCAACTCAGACGAGAGGAGGGTTGATCCGTGATTAGGTTTCCCAAGGGGTCGGTGATAATCTACCTCGCTCTGTCGCTGGCCGCCGTCTCGTGCGCCGGCGGAAAAGAGGTTACGAAGGCCGATGAGACGAAACCGGCCGAGACGGTGTCGGCGTCCGTCAGGGATTTGTCCGCGTTTGGGTCTGGCGGCAAGGTTGAAGTCACCCTGGAGGCGGACGGTCCGATCCAGTACACCGCCTTCAAGCTTAGCGAGCCAAACAGGCTCATAGTGGACATGACCAGGGTGGACATGTCCATGTACCAGGCGCCTATCGACGTCAACCATGATCCTGTGAAGAGCATCCGGCCCTTCTATTTCGCGAAGACGAACGATTCGCGAATAGAGATAGACCTGGCCGGAGACGTGAACTATGAGGTGGACGATTCGTCCGCCGGCAAGCTTAAAATCACACTGGCCAAGGCCGACACCGCCGCCACGGCGTCAGTAAAGGCCGGGGACACGCCTGCGGCCCCGGTTGAAGCAAAGCCCGCCGCCAAGGAGCCTTTGGAACCAGCGGTGGCCCGGACAGAGGCGCCCAGGGAAGTGAAAGAAAACGCGGAAGCGAAGGTGGAAGCGCCCGTTGCTCCCGCGCAGACTGTGGCGGAAGCCGTTGCGCCCGCGTCGGAGCCCCTGCGCGAGGGGATAAACCAGATTGTGGACGTGCAATTTTCCAGGCTGGACAAGAAGCTGGGCCGCATCGAGATAACGATGGCCAAGCCGGAGCCTTCCTATGAATTGCTCAGCAGGGCGAACATGAACAGGCTTACGCTCGACCTGCCCAACACCATAATGGACAAAAAGGACGAAAAGCTCATCAACGTCAACCTGGAGCAGTCCAGGATAAAGAACGTGGCGGTGTTCCAGTTCCGCGGCGGCAAGGCGCCCGTTTCAAAGATCGTCGTCAACCTTGACGAGATGACCCGCTACAACATTTCAAGCAAGGCCAACAAGATAATATTCGAAGTGGGCGACGAGGCGGTGATGGCGATGGCCACGATGGCCGCGGGCAAGCAGCCGGAGGAGGATGAGATGATCGGCGCCGGAGAAGTTGTATTCACCGGGGCCAAGATATCGCTGGACTTCCAGAAGGCGGACATCCACAACATAATAAGGATACTCGCCGACGTGGCCGGGCTGAACATCATCACCTCCGACAAGGTGAAGGGGCAGGTGACCATAAAGCTAAAGAACGTGCCCTGGGACCAGGCGTTGGACGTGATAATGAGGAATAACGGGCTGGGCAAGAAACAGGAAGGCAACATTGTCCGCATCGCCACGCTCGACGAGATACAGAAAGAGAGCGAGTCGCTTCTGAAGGCCCAGGAGGCCGAGTCCAAGAAGGCCCCGCTGTTCACCAGGGTGTTCGAGGTGAACTACGAGTCCTCCGAGAAGATGAAGAAGAACCTGGACTCTATGAAGAGCGAGCGCGGCAAAGTGGAGATCAACGAGCGGACCAACACCCTGATTATCCAGGACACGAAGGAAAAGCTCGAGGAGATGGCCAAGCTTATAGACAAGCTGGACAAGAAAGAGTCGCAGGTGCTCATCGAGGCCAAGATAGTATCGGCCACCCATGACAAGGTCAAGGGGCTGGGCATCCAGTGGGGCGGGCATTCGAACACCACCACGGCCTACGGATTCCCCAACACCATAGGGATCACCGGCGGCACGGGGATTTCCACCCCGAACGTCACCGCCAACGGCGGCGGCTCCGCGGTCTATCTGCCGATCAGCGCCGGCGCCGGCGGTGCGATAGGCGGGTTCGGGCTGTCACTCGGAAGCGTGAACGGCACGGCCCTTCTGGACGCGAAGCTGCTTATGCTTGAAGAGAACAGCGAGGCGGTGATAATATCGAACCCGAAGATCACCACCATGAACAACAAGGAAGCGATAATCGAGTCCGGCCAGGAAGTGCCGTACCAGACCACCTCCGCCGAAGGGACGAAGACCGAGTTCAAGAAGGCTGTGCTTTCATTGAAGGTGACGCCCCATATCACGCCGGACAAGCACATGAGGCTGACGCTTCAGGTGAACAAGGACAGGCCGTTGAGCGGCAGCCCGCCGCCGATCGAGACGCGCATGGCCAAGACAGAAGTGCTGGTGGCCGACGGTGAGACCGCCGTGCTCGGCGGGTTGTTCGAGGACAGTTCCAACTCGTCAAGTCAGCAGTTGCCCGGGCTCGGGAACATTCCGGGGCTTGGATGGCTATTCAAGAACAAGTCAACCACCAACAACAATCAGGAGCTCCTGATATTCATAACTCCTAAGATTGTGGACTGAAATAAGGGGGCCGGAAAAATGGTAATGACCGTCAACTGGAAAAAACTTCTGATACTTGGGCTTTTAATGCTCGCGCCGCTGATGCTGGCCAGGTGCGGCACGGCGGCTGACTCCAATTCAGCCAGCAGCACGGTGGGGCCGAAGGGGCCGACATCCCCCAGCAAGTATTACTTTGACCTGACCGCGGCGTCATTGGTTGTCACAACCAGCGGCACCGCGTACTACGAAGTCAGGGTGTGGGACTCCAACGGAAACGCGGCGGGGAACGTAAATGTGACTTTCAGCGGCGATTTTGAGACGTCCGGAAACACCCTGACCACCGGGATAACAGGCATTGACGGGATCACCGGGATGGGCATTTCGGTCAAAGGCTCCGCCGGGACTGTCATGTACCTTACGGCGTCGGTGGAGAACCTTTCGTTGACCATACCGGTGCAGGTCGTCTCGACCAAATGACGATGCCGGCAAGGCGCTGGTGACTGTGAGGAGTTTTACGGGGCGTGTCGAATTAGGCGAGCGCTCCTATGAGATACAGATAGGCGATGGGCTGATCGGCGCGAAGGCCGGCGGCCTTATCGCGCGGCTCGGGCGGCGGGCGATGATAGTGTCCAACCGCCGGGTGTTCGGTCTGTACGGCGGAAAGCTTGCCGAAGGGCTTGAAAAAGCCGGTGTACGATGGGAAAAGACGCTCCTTGCCGAGGGGGAGCGGTACAAGACGATAGAGTCGGTCATGGAAATTCATGACAGGCTGATTGAAGGCAAGTTTGGCCGGGACGGCCTGTTGATAGCTTTGGGCGGCGGAGTTGTCGGCGATATAGCCGGATTCGCGGCGGCGACGTATATGCGGGGCGTAAAGATCGTGCAGGTCCCGACGACGTTGCTTTCGCAAGTGGACAGTTCGGTGGGAGGGAAGACAGGAGTCAACCACCCGCTGGGGAAGAACATGATCGGAGCGTTCCACCAGCCCAGCCTGGTGATCGCGGACACGGGAACGCTGGCGACGCTGCCCAAAAAGGAGATTTTGGGAGGCGCCGCGGAGATAATAAAGTACGGATGCATAGCCTCCGCGGGATTCTTCAGGTACCTGGAGAAGAACATTGAGAAACTGGTTGGGCTGGACTCGGCGACTGTGAAATACGCCGTCCGCAAGTCCTGCGCGATAAAGGCCGAAGTGGTGGCCGGGGACGAGCGGGAGGCTGGCCGGAGGGCGATATTGAACTTTGGCCACACGATAGGGCACGCCGTTGAGGCGTTGACCGGGTATAATAAGTACGTCCACGGCCACGCCGTGGCGATGGGAATGGCGGCCGCGGCCGCGCTTTCCGCGCTTAAAGGGACTTTAAAGGAAAAGGAGTTTGAGAGGATAACAAGCCTGATACGCCGCGCGGGGCTTCCGGCCAGATTGCCAAAAGGGCTGGATGAAGATTCGCTCTGGAACGCCATGGAGCGGGACAAGAAAGCGAAAGAAGGCGCGGTCCGGTTTGTTCTTCTTGAAGGGATAGGAAACAGCGGCGTCCGGGCCGATGTAATGCGCGAAGAGGTCTTCGCGGCGGCGCGGATGCTGGGATAAACATAGACCGGAGCGTAACTTAAGAACGCCCACAGTGAAACCTTTACTATTAAAGGGGTGATAAGAAAGATGAGCAGGAAGAGGCCTTGGGGCAAGACCGGAATACTTCTGACGGCGGCGCTGGCGCTTTGCGTGGCGGGGCTTTTGGGCTCTTGCGGCGGCGCCCTCAAGTCCGAAAGCGTGCCCAACGCGGGGACCGCCGGGAGCATGACGTTGACCGTCAGCGGCAACGTGGCAAAGGATTCCGAAGGCCGGTACATGATACGGGCCAACGGAAAGGACACCATCGAGTTCATCGCGACGGTCAAGGGCCTTTCGTCGCTTGTCGGCTTTTACGTCCCCACCGGATGGGGTACGTTCGGCGGTGGAACCTTGTCCAACTCGGACGGCTACACGTACTTCCAGGCGGACAAAAGCGGCAAAGTGCGCGCCCAATTGATGGCCGGGACGAACAAGGGGAGGTTCGACCTGCGCGCCAAGTCCATGGACGTGGAGGTGACATTGCCTCTCTCCTTCGAATTCGCCACATGCACGATTCTGCCGAGCACACAGACCATACACGAAGTGAGCATTCCGGTGGCGTATGCGGCCCGGGGTTGCGTGCTGCCGATGGAATGGTTCGTCAGCCTTCCCCTTTCGGTCGGCTACTACAACACATACGATGACTGGATAGACATCTACATCACCGATGTCAATACCATCACAACAGGCCAGACAGTGTCAATAACAGCGATAGACTCTGAAGGCAACATTCCAACGGCGGCGTCCCTTGTACTTTCGGCGACGCAGTGCACAGCGGCGACTATCACCGTGTCGCCGACGGCTCCGGCGGCAGGTGTTAACAACTACGTTTCGGTGATTGTGGTGGATCCCGCCAACAATGGGGCGTCCAGTGTGGACTTGGTGGTAAGCGGCTTTGCTAATGGCACGTTGACCCTGACCCAGTGGGGCGGGGAGGGTGTGTTCCAGGGCAATTACACTATCCTGGCGGCCGACGCCGCGGTGGGTAACGTGTTCACATTCACATACTCCGGCACTGCGGGATCCTGCACAGGCACTGCTGTGTCGGCGACCGCCACCGTGGCATAACGGCAAGCTTCAAGTTATCCAAAGACCGGGGGTCCGAAAGGATCCCCGGTCTTTTTTTAAACCGCCGTCAGGTTGCGATTGATTGCCCGCAAGTTGCCAGCGTCTCATTCCAATAACCTGCTAAAATGTCCGCATGAAGACCGTTGACAGGTACATCATCACCGAGTTCGGCAGGATATTCCTGCTCGCCCTGGTGACGCTAATGGCATTTTACGAGATGGTGGTGTTCCTGGACATGGTGGGCTATTTCGTGAAATTCCACGCCACCTCGGACATGGTGTTCCGCTACATGCTGTTCCGGGCGCCCATGGCGGTGTTCCACGTCACCCCCATCTGCGTGCTGCTGGCGGCGCTTTTGACCATGGGGAGCATGTCGCGCTACAGCGAGCTTGTGGCCATGAAGGCCTGCGGGATGAGCATGCCGCGCATCGCCGCGCCGATCCTGGCGGTCTGCGGGCTTATCTGCCTGCTGTCATTTTTGGACAGCGAATACCTTTTCCACATCTCCGCCAAGGAATCCAACCGCATCTACTATGAGGAGATAAAGAAACAGCCGCGCAAGGGGCTTTTCTCCAACGAGATGGTCTGGTACAAGGCGGACGACGGCTCCATCTGGAACATCGGCCATCTGGACATGGGCAAAAGGGAACTGCGCGACCTTTCCATTTTCAGCTTCGATCCCACCGGCTCGCGCGTGGTCCTGCGGGCAACGGCCAGGGAGGGGAAGGTGACGAACGGATCGTGGACTCTCAACGGTTATTCGGAGCGGCGCTTTTTGCCCGGAGGAGGGTTTGAGGAGAAACATTGGGAGACATACACCTCGCCGGCGAACATGATAACCCTGGGGGACCTGGACAAGGTCCAGCTCGACCCGGAGGAGATGAATTTAATCCAGATCCGGGAATACATCCGTGAAATAAAAAGCAAAGGGTACGACTATACCCGGCACGTTGTGGACATGCACGCGAAAGTGGCGTTTCCGCTGATAAGCATCGTGATGCCGTTGATCGCCATACCGCTTGGTGTGCGGTCAAGCAGGGCAGGGGGGGCGCTGGTGGGGATAGGCGTGGCGGTGGTCACAGGCGCGCTTTTCTGGTTTTCATTCTCGATGGCGGTGGCGTTCGGCCAGGCCGGCAGGATACCGCCGGAATTGGCGGCATACGGTTCCCACATCGTCTTCGCCGCCGCCGGATTCGCCATGCTGCTGCGCTCGGAGAGAGGTTGATAGTCCGGCAACATCACGCTTGTAAAATAAAAAAGCGCCGGGCCAAATGGCCCGACGCCTATAACCGTCAGATGACTACTTTTCAACCCCGGCTTCCCTGAGCGCCCTGGCCGCCTTTTCAGAGCCGATCTTGCGAAGGGTGTTTATCGAGACCTGTTTGGTGAGTTGGTCGGAGCCTTTGAGGGTTTTGGCGATAAAATCGGTGGCGCCGTCTCCCTGGCTTCTGCCTAACGCCTGAATGGCGCCCCAACGCAGTGAGGGCTGATCCTCCGCAGTCGAAACGGCGGCGGACTTCAGGTACTCTGTGGTTTTACCATCGGTGAAATAGCCCAGCGCGTCAA contains the following coding sequences:
- a CDS encoding type 4a pilus biogenesis protein PilO; the protein is MDLDKLFEKIPYDKLYPVPNWQRFAAIFGVAAVVVGLFYFIVISGQDEEIGRLEESLSKIQKEVEDNKAHASKLEKLKEKIAKLEVSRQEASKQLPSEKEIPELLEQISNIGMQSGLQFITFKPAPEVMREFYAEVPVNIEVVGKFHNMLMFFDEIANLPRIVTIGDIKILAAAKSGQVQSGKQPAAGSQVQLNCMATTYRFVESAAPGDGKGKSAGAPPAAAAPPGMPGAPVAAPAPAPAAASPAPAAAASAPATAPAAAPPTPIAPAPGAK
- the aroB gene encoding 3-dehydroquinate synthase; this translates as MRSFTGRVELGERSYEIQIGDGLIGAKAGGLIARLGRRAMIVSNRRVFGLYGGKLAEGLEKAGVRWEKTLLAEGERYKTIESVMEIHDRLIEGKFGRDGLLIALGGGVVGDIAGFAAATYMRGVKIVQVPTTLLSQVDSSVGGKTGVNHPLGKNMIGAFHQPSLVIADTGTLATLPKKEILGGAAEIIKYGCIASAGFFRYLEKNIEKLVGLDSATVKYAVRKSCAIKAEVVAGDEREAGRRAILNFGHTIGHAVEALTGYNKYVHGHAVAMGMAAAAALSALKGTLKEKEFERITSLIRRAGLPARLPKGLDEDSLWNAMERDKKAKEGAVRFVLLEGIGNSGVRADVMREEVFAAARMLG
- a CDS encoding pilus assembly protein PilP, which codes for MNGKAIIGVAAAAALALLVYFQFFKGASEDDTANVRASFNSFTLGLASSNPVMTQVFISQGFSDTKIGKEDFMKMLGIRRKLYNAVITSVTMQGDFSSISYNRTEVRGDDGDSLNSKINGETWIRDKEKPGMWKLYKLADNDTWFRSLEIPVKRAMVEVKKDTRVLGTLEGEQGKSAAMKPGDRYASIGRRDPFRSLVSVGGAEVEGVSVDLCEPDRPRELLEGYDLESLRLTGIVTSDKGPAALIETPDGKGYTVYSGMYLGRRCGKVMEMQSDFVQLKEKIRKPGAAPGVYSTIDTILQLRREEG
- a CDS encoding HEAT repeat domain-containing protein; its protein translation is MKSISRLLIIAAALLTAIPALAADGAKDKLLALFSDRHYVADEQAIKNTGPDAAEALKQIAADPEVIIFKRVRAIDALGYFTDGKTTEYLKSAAVSTAEDQPSLRWGAIQALGRSQGDGATDFIAKTLKGSDQLTKQVSINTLRKIGSEKAARALREAGVEK
- the lptG gene encoding LPS export ABC transporter permease LptG: MKTVDRYIITEFGRIFLLALVTLMAFYEMVVFLDMVGYFVKFHATSDMVFRYMLFRAPMAVFHVTPICVLLAALLTMGSMSRYSELVAMKACGMSMPRIAAPILAVCGLICLLSFLDSEYLFHISAKESNRIYYEEIKKQPRKGLFSNEMVWYKADDGSIWNIGHLDMGKRELRDLSIFSFDPTGSRVVLRATAREGKVTNGSWTLNGYSERRFLPGGGFEEKHWETYTSPANMITLGDLDKVQLDPEEMNLIQIREYIREIKSKGYDYTRHVVDMHAKVAFPLISIVMPLIAIPLGVRSSRAGGALVGIGVAVVTGALFWFSFSMAVAFGQAGRIPPELAAYGSHIVFAAAGFAMLLRSERG
- the pilQ gene encoding type IV pilus secretin PilQ; translated protein: MIRFPKGSVIIYLALSLAAVSCAGGKEVTKADETKPAETVSASVRDLSAFGSGGKVEVTLEADGPIQYTAFKLSEPNRLIVDMTRVDMSMYQAPIDVNHDPVKSIRPFYFAKTNDSRIEIDLAGDVNYEVDDSSAGKLKITLAKADTAATASVKAGDTPAAPVEAKPAAKEPLEPAVARTEAPREVKENAEAKVEAPVAPAQTVAEAVAPASEPLREGINQIVDVQFSRLDKKLGRIEITMAKPEPSYELLSRANMNRLTLDLPNTIMDKKDEKLINVNLEQSRIKNVAVFQFRGGKAPVSKIVVNLDEMTRYNISSKANKIIFEVGDEAVMAMATMAAGKQPEEDEMIGAGEVVFTGAKISLDFQKADIHNIIRILADVAGLNIITSDKVKGQVTIKLKNVPWDQALDVIMRNNGLGKKQEGNIVRIATLDEIQKESESLLKAQEAESKKAPLFTRVFEVNYESSEKMKKNLDSMKSERGKVEINERTNTLIIQDTKEKLEEMAKLIDKLDKKESQVLIEAKIVSATHDKVKGLGIQWGGHSNTTTAYGFPNTIGITGGTGISTPNVTANGGGSAVYLPISAGAGGAIGGFGLSLGSVNGTALLDAKLLMLEENSEAVIISNPKITTMNNKEAIIESGQEVPYQTTSAEGTKTEFKKAVLSLKVTPHITPDKHMRLTLQVNKDRPLSGSPPPIETRMAKTEVLVADGETAVLGGLFEDSSNSSSQQLPGLGNIPGLGWLFKNKSTTNNNQELLIFITPKIVD